DNA from Elaeis guineensis isolate ETL-2024a chromosome 2, EG11, whole genome shotgun sequence:
ctttcatctgaCAACTTTGCACCCAATAATATTAAACCAACATTTTCTCAATCACGTATTTCTTCTATCGATTTCTACTAATATGTTGCAGTCCTTACCGGAATTTCATAAGACACCCCAAGTCACGATAGAAAAATACTTAGGGATGTTCAAGTATCAGTTCTGACATGTCTAATCAATTCCAATAACAGGATAAGAATGGATTGCAATACTAATGTATTGATGACATACAAAATGCAAGTAAGCCATAACCGATCAAGGGATATATAAAGATTAATGGATCAGGAGACTAGCAGTGATAAAATTTCTATGATCGGAtcgattatgaaaaaaattataattggatCGTCATCACCTGTCACGTCtccaaaaatactaaaaatataagaATGAATAAATCTTAAGAATATTGAAACAGTTTTGATAAAtattacataattttttatccattTCTATTTTCTTAGTATTTCAACGCACGCACTTGTGCATGTGCATAAACGTTTCAGAGATGTGCGCTTTGAAGATGTGGTAGGTGATGACGATCCGATCATAATTTCTTCCGTAATCGGTccaactataaaaattttatcccacTATCGTCCTAACCGGCGCAGGCACACGTTGCCATGACGTGCCCTAAAGAGCTCCATTGGAACGAAACTACCCAGATAATATGGGTAATAATGAAGTAGTAGATCATTGGGATGAGAGGAGGAATACACCAGTCCGGATTTTCAGCCGTCTTCTCGGTAAAACTTTCTTTGAAGGGGTTGCGACTCATCGGAAATCCCCCGAGCCGGCTTCGAGAACGTATCTATCGAGAATCCAAATCCAGATCAGAGAACAACTTTGAAACCACAGAAAACACGAACCGACGAACCGAAGATGAAACAGGTACCGAATCAAGAAATCGAACTCCAGGAAGATGATTTTATGGGATGGATTTGGTACCATCGACATCGGAAGGGGGTTGGAAGACGGCGGAGATCTTGCCCTGGGCCTTGGATGGTCGAAACGTCGGGGGGATTGGACTCTATAGCGCATCGAATCAAGCATCAATGATCACACCCAAGAAACAAAACAACACCAGATCTGAAAACCCTAAAAAAGCCGAATGCTAACCCTAACGCCAATCTGCGAATTTGACGGTGACGTGATCCGGACAGCAGACGGCCTGcaggaagacgaagaaaaggtGGAAGTAAGAAGAGACCTAAAAGCGAGCgagatgagagagaaagagagagaggagagggagatggTGGCATACCGGAACGGATCCGGAGACCTTCTGGTTGTCGATGGAGGTGTAGCCACCGCTTGACATCATCTTCTTTTACGTTTGTTCCATCGCCAGCGGAGGGCCCGGCTACTTCTTTCTCTCGCTGACACCCACGCGGAGCGTACGTAGGTATAAAAAAATTGTGTTTAATAAGAGGTTAAACGTTCGGCGGGCAGCGGCGATCAACGGAGGCGACCCACGGGGTTGGTCTGCTGCGATTTTTGGAGAAAGCAAGAGCTCGGAGGCGCAATTCTGCAACATGGTGTGTCTCCCCACATGGGAGCCTCCGCAAATTGGGTCCGGGTTGCAACTTTCGCGTTTGAGAAGTCCTTCTGCAGCGGAAACCGTTGGATCGTATTTTGTACGGCTCGATGCCTGCTTTATCATTGATGATGGAAGAGAGAGGCTGTAGCGTTTTTTTGAAAGCTGTACGAAACATCATCCAACGGTCCATGCTGCGAAAGAAGATTACTTATTCTTTCGGATGGTTCAACCCGAGTCCTAAACATTGGCGAACCCGTATGGCGGGAATTTTATACTGTTTTGGTCTATTTATCGCCCAATAGAATGACCACGTGCATCCTTATTTTTCATTTTGAATCTGATTGATTGGAGATAAtctgatataaaaaaataaatttcatatcatattatcatatttgatataaaaaataaagatagtaaaaaaatgatgagcctatatttattttttgaagagaaaaaataaaacaaaaatcatagaaggactagtatttgataaatttttaaatgatggtAATTTATAGTTTATAAAGATATCTTCAATAAAATTGCATATGtaatcattaaatttattttgatatttttttaagtttattcaataaaatttttttgtaaaaaaattgagATGGAGATGGTATCATGCAAAGGACTTTataattatagtcattatataaaaattaattagaaatgaTAATACATCCtactattaaaaaattattttatgtcgaaggatatatttataaattttgttaTATTCTTATATAGGATTACCTCCAATCAAACATAGTAATCTTTTTTCAGTGTTATTTTTTCGAATAATTTTTCTACCAACCAAATatggtaaaaattattttttttataatcatttttctaCATAAATGATTCCCATGAATCGtcaaattatcttataatttgaTATACACCAATCAAATGGATCCTTAGAATAAATTATACTTAAAGCTCTTGGCATTTACGAGAATAATAGATTCTcactgaatatttcaaaaaaaaaaaagatcaaaccaCAAAATCAGTTATTTCCATTTGGTTGAAGCCGAGCTTtcatatttgatctgattttggtttgtaaatttttcaaaccaaaaaatgAATTTAGTTtttgttaaaatttaaaaaatcaatttAAACCAAATCATCCCATATATGGATGTATgagtgtatgtttgtatgtatgtcttTGCTTGCTCCTCATGAAGCCGAGTCTCGAATCTCAATTTACATCTCATCTCTTCCAACCTTATGGGATCTATGGAACCATGGACCTACTAGCCTTCTTCCCATCATCATCTCTGCCCTGAACCCTCCTCAACTACCAACATAGCCACTATATAGTGGCTGTTCCTATAAGGACATGTGGGATAtgtgtttagtcccacatcagataTGTagatgatggattttgaaaacttATATGAGcccaaaaatcaaaataatcctCCCAGCTAATCTTTTTGAGAGAGATCCTAAGTTATAATAAGTGGTAACAAAATGGATCTGCCTAAGGCCTACGTGGACTAAAGACACTATAGTATAGATTTGTTGGGGTTGATCACGGATTGATCATGATGTTTATAATTAGATTTGAATGGATTTAGATCCTTAGCCTAATAAAAATGTCAGAGCTTAAACAGAAAGAATATGTAAGGACCCATGCAGCCttgtatttagtcccacattaaTTATGATTGAATAGATCGTCTGAGCTTAAACGGAGAGAATATGTGAAGACCCATGTAGCCGTGTGTTTAGTTCCGTATTAGTTATATATTGAATAGATCTTAGGTGCTTATACTgggtcaaaaaatttaaataatatcttttaatttaaatttttgaatgagaTCCTGAATTGTATCACTTTTCATTTTTGGATATTGTTGAAGAAGCTTCGACCTTTGGTCTCTGTCTCCTCACCCTTTTCTCACTATAGAGAGGTGTATTTGTGGGGATTCCTCTTGTACTCTTCTATCAttgctctttctttttttttcccctcattctttttctcctcattttttcatttatatatgtataaaatTGAGGTGATAATGATGGTTGACCCTATCACGGCCCCACCCAATGGCCCGAGATAGGGGTGCAACAAACAGTTGCACATCCCTAGGATTCAATGCCATAAGATATGCAAGTTCTACtttcttatttatatagattcATATCAATCTCAATCAATGGTCCCAAACTCCATATACTCTTCTAGATCTAAAAAATGAAATTTATAGGCTCAATAAGTTTTCAAAACCTCTAgttcaattaaatattttatataaaaaaattaaatctttaggttgcataattttttataaagatATTCCAATGAGTATAGAAACATATCATATCAAGCAATGTAGAATCAAAATATGTATTTGATTTAAATAAATGTTTCAAACAATCAAAGGTCGATTATCCACTCTCACTCTCCTAGTTTCTTTAACTATGGCCATGATCAGCCTGTGGTTAGCTCCGAAAAAGACTAGATCTTGATTTCAATATACTATCCATCAATCATGTGCCAGTGACCACCCCACTAGAGATCTAGAAGAAAATTAGCTTTAATATCATAAAGAAAAATATGTTTCCATCAATATTTGTCAGCGATCAATCCTGTCTTACTCAATCTAAAAGAAAAACTAGTCAGTGATTGCTCCACTAGAGATTTCAGAAGAAGACTATATCCTAAATCTATATGATCAAATCGAACTAGAAAGCGGTGGAATCAACAAAACACATTTTTGATACAACGAAATACAAGTCATATCCAAGTACATATACTCAATTTAAACAAATTATCATAGcaatagataaatttttaaatcaaactaCGTGCATGATAAAATACACTAGGGgtagaaataacttaaaattttcaTCCTAGATTTTCATAAAACTTCACCAATTTGGAATATTCaccaaaatctaaaataattaaacaTCTTATTAGACTTCTAAAGAAAATAGATAGCTTGATTTATTTCATAGCAGGTTTTAGTCTAGACCATCGAATTCATCTTAACATCCAAGGGTCTTGACCAGTCCTTAGATCTAATAATTATTTAATGTAAGTATTCAAATGGAGTACATGGTTACCTATATATAGAGGATTCGGTTGCCATCATGCCTCCTTGCTATCCAGATTCATATTTTCATCTGATCAAATTAAAGTCCCCAAGTGAGatctaattcataaattaaaaaaaaaattaacctaattaaagaaGATTAGACTTGACCTGAGTAAATCAATTGATAGAGAGAGAATTGATCTGGATTAGATCAGAATTGAGATTTGTTACATCGATATTAGCAATATCTAGGTATGGATCAAAGAATAGAAATTAATGAGCATAAAGTAtagaaattttataaataattaattaatgaaGGATTGAGAAGAAAGAAATGAAATAAAAGAAGGTGACAAAGAAGAGGAAGGGAGGGAAaggaaagaaagggaagagaagagaagagggagGCTTGGTGGTCATCCAACCATGGCAGCGGGGTGAGTTATCGGCCAGCCAAAGTAGCTGGCAACGGTGGTGGCCAAAACAAAAATGGTCAAATCccaagagaaaaatatgaagaaattgGCACCCACTTGGTTGAAGATTGAAGGGATTGGGCTTTGTTTGAGGGGAAGTGGAAGAGGGTGTGGAAAGGAGTCTCACCAATGAGCAGTGGAGACATTGAATCTTGGTCGATAGCAACAAATTTTGATGATTTAATGGCACACTATTGGATTCAACAACAGAGCACCAATGGAAttagagagaggagggggggttGTGCTTGGATATGGTGGCTCGTCAGCTAttggagaggaggaagaagggagGGGAAAGCTCGATGATGGTCGATCGATCATAGAAGAGGAGGGGGATTTAAATAGAAGAGGATCATGGAAGGGATAACTTCAGCCTAAAGTTAGCCGTTTGTCAGTTACAGCGGTCTCCAATGGTCGTTGGCCATTCACACCAGCTCAAAGTATCCGCATTGACCACTATTTGATGGTTTTATCTCCCTATGGCAAAGATCAAGCAAGGGATTGTGATCTCTCCTATTTcgatgcttttttttttaaaaaaaaaattgaattaataTCAACAAAGCTTGCctactttagtccaagtagaccGGGCTTCATAGATTCATTatagttcttcttcttcttctccttttcatGGTCATACATATATTCTTTTCTAGTAATAGGCAATATAACTCAGAAAGATCTACCATTCCGCAAGCAACCAACCTATAGCTATTGCTAATTGGGTGGATCattgaagaaggagaagaagaagagaaggaatgaTCATTCCATCTCATCGAATCAAGCCTTCAAACCCTAGGTCTCTGGCtggttttttttctcatagttcaTTAGGCTGATTCTTTCTCTTGTTGGGTAATGGCTATAAAGTCATGCTTCTTTCTCtcacttctttttctcttttctcattgGATTTGGTGATTCTTGGATGAGGATTTTGCTATATTGTCGAGTTGGAACATGGCTTTTCTAAACAGTGAGGCAATTTTGGATGGTCCTTTGTTGTTCTTGTGAAAGCAACAGTTTGCAACCTCTTCAATCTGAACCTTCTCtgcctcttctcctcttttctggTTTCTaggatttttcaaaatatttttttttttaaaaccttATCATGCATTCTTTTTTTGCTTCTCTATCTTAGCGCGGTAAACACAACTCGCAAATGGAAAAGTAATTCAAATAATTCAACAGAGTTTTCATTTCTGGTTTGGATAAGAATTGATGGTTTAGAAATATGGTGTTGCTTTTGTGGATTAGAAATGTGCTACTAGTCATTTTTTCGTGTGCATTTACTCTCCTTGGTTGGACCCGGAAAAGTTTTGTTTTATACACATGGGCATTGTGTTTTTGAACCAAGATCTCGTGGTGCAACAAAAAACcaagatcttgtgaaaagtacTCTGGCTATACTTAGAAAGTGCTGAAATAATTTTACCTTCTGCATTTCTATAGGTCATATTTACAGTAACAACTTGAAATATGCAGGCCTGGTAATTTGATACAAGCCCATTTAGGCAAGCCTATTAAGAGaagaatcgaaaaaaaaaaaaaaaaaaaaaaaagcttctccTCGGGGGTAGGTGCGGAAGAAAAGGATTCTTCCAAACAAcccgagaaattattgcatgcaccaggtgcaagcgAACCAGGGCAAATCCCGGAGCACAACGCTACAATCGAGGAGGAGGTTTAGCCTGCGTTACAGATGGACAGCAAGGGACGGAATATATGCAGTATGGTCATGAGCAATTCTACGCAACCAAACTGGAGGGCCTCGAAGGCTAAGAAAGACTTTTCCGCAAAAGGATTTTCGTTGGCGGGTGATCTTCTCTTGCAGTCGAGGGACGTTTCGGTCCCAGTTGAATTAATGCTGAGGCCGGCCAGAATCTTCGAAAgggccggaaaaaaaaaaaaaaaaaggcttgttAAAGAGACAACCAAGTGCATCTTTTAATTTGATGATTCCAAGAAGCACATGTGCAAAACCATCCTGTGCCTCACTCTTTGGAAGAACATGGTTGGCGGTAACTCGCAGCCGAAGGcacaagaaattaaacaaaaagagaCACCCATGTATATCGCTTGATGATTCCAGGAAGCATGTAAACGAGACCATCCTGCGTTCCCCTCTTTGGAACGGCAAAGTTGACAGTAACTCAGAGCCGAAGGCACGATAAATTAACATAAAGAGACACCAAAGTACATCGCCGAAAAGATATATTCCAAGATGCCTAGCTATGTACAAAACCATCCTGTACCGTTCCAGTCTTTGGAAGGACATGAATGAATCATCTTCTATTACTGCCATATATATGTAATCTTCGGTGAGAACATGGAACTCATCCCCTTTGTATCCTCCTCCATATTCATTCGCATTCCTTTGGGATTTTGCCAtcctttttggttttttttttttcgggttcCACGGACCACTGGTTATCAATCACGAAGGATCAAAAATGACCAACCAAGTGACGATGAACGGTCCCGGTGATCCAAAGCTTCATTTCGTTTTTGTTCCTTTTCTGGCCCAAGGACACATGCTTCCCATGATTGATGTAGCCCAGCTGCTGGCCAAGCGTGGTGTGCTTGCAACCGTGATCATAACACCCTTCAACGCCTCTCGAATCAAGAACACCATCGATCGTGCAGCGAAGGCCGGCCTGCCGATCCGTTTCGTCCCACTGCGATTCCCATGTGCAGAAGTTGGCCTACCAGAAGGCTGCGAGAACGTTGATGTCGTCCCTACAGCAGAACTAGCAAAGAACTTTTTTGAAGCAACCGGTCTATTAGGAAAACCGCTTGAAACATATCTCCGAGAACAGCAGCAGCCCTATCCCAGCTGCATGGTTTCGGATTTTTGCAACCCATGGACTCGGGAGGTTGCTTCCAGACTGGGAGTACCATTATTCACATTCTACCCAATGTGCAGCTTCTTTCTCCTAGGCATGCACAACATTCTTCACTCCAGTATCCACGATGCCATCGCTGATGAGACGGAGCCTTTTGTGGTGCCTGGTCTGGCGCACAAGATCGAGGTTACGAAGGCCCGAACTCCAGAACTTTTCCCTGGAACCGAGTGGGAGAAGATTCGTGAAGGGATAAAAGCGGCAGACCGAGCGGCCGATGGCATAGTGGTGAACAGTTTCAGCGAACTGGAGCCATGGTACCTGGAGAGGTACCAAGAGGTCGTGGAAAAGAAAGTCTGGGCCCTCGGACCGCTCTCTCTCTGCAACAAAGATGCAGCTGATATGGCTAATCGGGGGAAGAAGGCATCCGTCGACAAGGATCGATGCTTGAGATGGCTTGACTCGATGAAGCCGAGGTCGGTCGTTTATGTTAGTTTTGGTAGCCTGACACATGTGGCACCTTCCCAAATCATCGATGTAGGAGCCGGCCTGGAGGCTTCGAACCATCCATTCATTTGGGTGATCAAAGAGATCGAGAACTCACCAGAAGTGGAGAGATGGATGTCGGGGGCGTTTGAACGGAGGACAAGTGCGAGGGGTCTTATCATAAAGGGGTGGGCGCCCCAACTGATGATCCTATCTCACCCTGCTGTTGGAGGATTCATAACGCACTGCGGGTGGAATTCATCACTGGAAGCCATCTCGGCAGGGGTGCCGATGATAACATGGCCCTTCTTTGGAGATCAGTTTCTCAATGAGAGGTTAATCGTGGATGTTCTGAGAACCGGAATCATGGCTGGTGTCAAAGATCCCTGGATGTGGGGGACCGTTAGCAACGAAGTGTCTGTGAGGAGGGATGATGTAGAGAAGGCAGTGCGTAGCTTGATGGATGTAGGGGATCAGGAAAGGGAACTGAGAAGGGAAAGAGCTACGGAACTAGGAGAGAAGGCTAGAAAGGCTGTGGAGGAAggaggatcatcatatgtgaacaTGACTCTCTTGATCGAGTATGTACGCAACAAGCTACACCATTCTTGCAATCCTCTTGGTTCCTAACCACCGTTACATGTTCCCGACTCCTGGTTCCGATATCCATGTCTATGAACTGGCAGCTTTCTTTATGCGCTATATCTGAATTTTCTCGTGCGAGAATACAGCATTACTTAAAATTCACCAGTACATCTCTGTAATCAAAACAATATATACTTGAGGCTTTAATGCAACCTCCCATTAATGCGTTTTACAACAGCAGATCCTGGAGtccctttttcccctttttttttgtttttgtttttgtttttgtttttttttgtgaAGATCAGATTCTGGGGTCTTTGAATTAGGTCTCTATCACAACTTGAAATCATGGGCCTGGCTCCGTCAAAGCTGATGGCCTTTCGAGTTATGTTATACAGTAACTTTTCTCCATTGACGAGGGATGAATATTCCTTCGACCTATCTTTCTTGTGACGGAGACGACAAGCTTGTTGCTCATGTCCTTTTCTGGTGCCAGAGGGTTATGCATGCGTGGAGGCTCACTGGTGCCAGAGCTTGTATATATTTCATCTTTCAATAAAATAGGGTGGATTccctttccatcaaaaaaaaaaaaaaaaaaaaaaaaaaaaaaaaaaaaaaatgcccgTTAAGGGTGGATCTCCGAGGGGAGCAATCAATCATtgagatttattttgaaaaaaagctTTGATTCAAGCTGTTAAGATCATTCACCTACCCTTTAGACTTCTTTCTAACTTTTGCAGCAATCCAGATGGTGTTCATCACCTAGAAACCTCAGCCTCTATGCTTTCTTAAGATCAACTTCGATGATAGCATAACCGATGCCATTAGTAAAAATAGAGCTGGATTTATGATTAAAGACCCGGATTTGAGGCATGTTACTATAAGCCAAAGTCAAAACTTTGAAATCTCAATCCCTACAGCGGAGTTGAGGAAGGCTTGAGCACATATCAACTATGCAAGGTTGGTCGTAAGGGTTGACTTTATCAATGTTGAGAGTGACTCAGCTACTATGGTTGAATGGATTCATAGCCAATTTAGGGAGATTGATGCACACCCCTTCTTGCAAGACATTCGGAGGCTGGCGAGGAAGCATGGCTCATCTTGTACTAAGCATGTCTACTGGAAGATAAATGGGACTGCAGATTG
Protein-coding regions in this window:
- the LOC105047229 gene encoding UDP-glycosyltransferase 73C5-like, producing MTNQVTMNGPGDPKLHFVFVPFLAQGHMLPMIDVAQLLAKRGVLATVIITPFNASRIKNTIDRAAKAGLPIRFVPLRFPCAEVGLPEGCENVDVVPTAELAKNFFEATGLLGKPLETYLREQQQPYPSCMVSDFCNPWTREVASRLGVPLFTFYPMCSFFLLGMHNILHSSIHDAIADETEPFVVPGLAHKIEVTKARTPELFPGTEWEKIREGIKAADRAADGIVVNSFSELEPWYLERYQEVVEKKVWALGPLSLCNKDAADMANRGKKASVDKDRCLRWLDSMKPRSVVYVSFGSLTHVAPSQIIDVGAGLEASNHPFIWVIKEIENSPEVERWMSGAFERRTSARGLIIKGWAPQLMILSHPAVGGFITHCGWNSSLEAISAGVPMITWPFFGDQFLNERLIVDVLRTGIMAGVKDPWMWGTVSNEVSVRRDDVEKAVRSLMDVGDQERELRRERATELGEKARKAVEEGGSSYVNMTLLIEYVRNKLHHSCNPLGS